One segment of Paenibacillus sp. FSL R7-0337 DNA contains the following:
- a CDS encoding DUF817 domain-containing protein — protein sequence MRAMTRLLHFAYHQAMSCIFPVAIFGTLILTRTAELPFIHRYDLILLILLTVQYLMYRSGLETLDEIKVICVFHVIGLVLEMYKIRMGSWAYPEPGYTKLFDVPLYSGFMYASVASFMCQIWRRLQMELTGWPGLASAGLLGGAIYLNFFTHHFIPDFRWWLTALVVVVFWRTWIIYRVQGKTYRMPLVLAFAIVGFFIWLAENIATFLGAWQYPDQHESWHLVGFGKISSWFLLVIISVIIVAQLKHVKAGRSGSR from the coding sequence TTGAGAGCCATGACACGGCTGCTGCACTTCGCGTACCATCAGGCGATGAGCTGTATCTTTCCTGTAGCGATCTTTGGAACGTTAATCCTGACCCGGACAGCAGAGCTGCCGTTCATCCACCGCTATGATCTGATTCTGCTGATCCTGCTTACTGTACAGTATCTGATGTACCGGAGCGGGCTGGAGACGCTGGATGAGATCAAGGTTATCTGTGTGTTTCATGTGATTGGACTGGTGCTGGAGATGTATAAAATAAGAATGGGCTCCTGGGCCTACCCGGAACCCGGCTATACGAAGCTGTTCGACGTTCCGCTGTACAGCGGATTCATGTACGCCAGCGTGGCCAGCTTCATGTGCCAGATCTGGCGCAGGCTGCAGATGGAGTTGACCGGCTGGCCGGGTCTGGCTTCGGCGGGACTGCTGGGCGGCGCGATCTATCTGAACTTCTTCACCCACCACTTCATTCCCGATTTCCGCTGGTGGCTGACAGCCCTGGTAGTAGTGGTATTCTGGAGAACCTGGATCATTTACCGGGTGCAAGGCAAGACGTACCGGATGCCGCTTGTGCTGGCTTTTGCCATTGTGGGGTTCTTCATCTGGCTGGCCGAGAATATCGCGACCTTCCTGGGGGCATGGCAATACCCGGACCAGCACGAGAGCTGGCACCTGGTAGGCTTCGGCAAGATCAGCTCATGGTTCCTGCTGGTGATTATCAGTGTGATTATTGTTGCCCAGCTTAAGCATGTGAAGGCCGGCCGGAGCGGGTCCAGATAG
- a CDS encoding saccharopine dehydrogenase NADP-binding domain-containing protein codes for MKTDIVVIGGYGHVGSQICRILGAQHPGKVYAAGRNLHRAEEFSRSTGGYVKPLRLSAEMPLSSELLEKVKLVVMCLDQQDTRLAEACLQSGTQYVDVSASGDFLTMLLRLDPVKHKLKGAAVLSVGLAPGLTNLLAARAAQELDHTEQIDISIMLGLGDSHGQAAMEWTVDNLGADFEITEHGRPRTTSSFTEAKAADFGFALRTHRAYRFPFSDQITLPQTLNVPSVSTRLCFDSRSMTSAAALLRRTGLSRLLRNRTLRNLAVQAFTRFRFGSERYAVKVDAYGTKDGRPASREYGITGLHEASITAQAAAGIALRLYESAPSPGVYHIEQLFSLDSNGEQCSLIPSVTGGTGPSFRYPLDGLAIWTRSGRPSHA; via the coding sequence ATGAAAACAGATATAGTAGTAATCGGCGGTTACGGACATGTCGGATCACAGATATGCCGGATTCTCGGGGCACAGCACCCCGGCAAGGTCTACGCAGCAGGAAGAAACCTGCACCGGGCCGAGGAATTCTCCCGCAGTACGGGCGGATACGTGAAACCGCTGCGCTTGTCGGCGGAGATGCCGCTTTCCTCAGAGCTGCTGGAGAAGGTTAAGCTGGTCGTTATGTGTCTGGATCAGCAGGACACCCGGCTGGCCGAAGCCTGCCTCCAGAGCGGCACCCAATATGTAGATGTCTCGGCAAGCGGAGACTTCCTGACCATGCTGCTAAGGCTCGACCCTGTGAAGCATAAGCTCAAGGGGGCGGCAGTGCTAAGTGTCGGCCTCGCGCCGGGGCTAACGAACCTGCTTGCGGCACGGGCCGCCCAGGAGCTGGACCATACGGAGCAGATCGACATCTCAATCATGCTGGGACTGGGTGACAGCCATGGACAGGCAGCTATGGAGTGGACGGTGGACAACCTCGGAGCCGACTTCGAGATCACCGAGCACGGCAGACCGCGCACCACCTCAAGCTTCACAGAGGCTAAAGCAGCGGATTTCGGCTTTGCACTGCGGACGCATAGAGCCTACCGTTTTCCTTTTTCGGATCAGATCACTCTGCCTCAGACCCTTAATGTCCCTTCTGTCTCGACCCGGCTCTGCTTCGATTCACGGAGCATGACCTCAGCCGCAGCGCTGCTGCGCCGCACCGGACTCTCCCGTCTGCTGCGTAACCGGACGCTCCGCAATCTCGCGGTCCAGGCATTCACCCGCTTCCGCTTCGGCTCCGAGCGTTATGCGGTCAAAGTCGATGCCTACGGGACGAAGGACGGCCGACCCGCCTCCAGAGAATACGGCATTACAGGCTTGCATGAAGCCTCCATCACGGCTCAAGCGGCGGCCGGGATCGCCTTGAGACTCTATGAGTCAGCTCCGTCTCCCGGTGTCTATCACATTGAGCAGCTATTCTCCCTTGATTCCAACGGGGAACAATGTTCGCTAATCCCGTCGGTTACCGGAGGAACTGGACCATCCTTCCGTTATCCGCTGGACGGACTGGCTATCTGGACCCGCTCCGGCCGGCCTTCACATGCTTAA
- a CDS encoding LuxR C-terminal-related transcriptional regulator, translated as MNKGVHSLLQLDPARGGPVLDSQQYREAVIARLRLLVPFAAACCTTVDPHTLLTTGSVTEQGLEEVHPLLFEYEYLHEDYMKYEQLAASDIPAVCLSGVTGGSLEKSARYRKVLQPAGFGDELRVALRTGGVCWGFLTLFRPLGQPPFEEQECALLASAAPLIAERLRAYASVLPVSGAERAVPEDNGILVLSERLVPVSANAAARYWLKQIWNLDQLEEGRLPGPVHAVCLRVLGAEKPAGTGISQARISLQAGDGAYLTVTASLLGGPQRQLAVSLVSARSGDVFRLLAEAFALTAREKELAELLALGLSTKELAESLHISAYTVQDHLKSIFAKTGVSSRRELISRLLPR; from the coding sequence ATGAACAAGGGAGTACATAGCCTATTACAGCTTGACCCTGCCCGGGGCGGCCCGGTGCTGGATTCACAGCAGTACCGCGAAGCAGTGATTGCCAGGCTCCGCCTGCTGGTTCCATTCGCTGCAGCCTGTTGTACGACAGTAGACCCGCATACACTTTTAACGACAGGGTCGGTTACGGAGCAGGGACTTGAAGAGGTTCATCCGCTATTGTTCGAATATGAATATCTGCATGAGGATTATATGAAGTATGAGCAGTTAGCGGCGTCGGATATTCCGGCAGTCTGCTTAAGCGGAGTGACCGGGGGAAGCCTGGAGAAAAGCGCGCGTTACCGCAAGGTGCTGCAGCCCGCCGGATTCGGGGATGAGCTGCGCGTGGCGCTGCGCACAGGCGGGGTCTGCTGGGGGTTCCTGACCCTATTCCGTCCGCTGGGTCAGCCGCCGTTTGAGGAGCAGGAATGCGCCTTGCTGGCTTCGGCAGCTCCACTGATTGCTGAACGTCTGCGCGCGTATGCCTCTGTCCTGCCGGTATCCGGAGCGGAGCGGGCAGTGCCGGAGGATAACGGTATTCTGGTGCTGAGTGAGCGGCTGGTCCCGGTTAGTGCGAATGCAGCAGCCCGTTATTGGCTGAAGCAGATCTGGAACCTGGATCAGCTGGAGGAAGGCCGGCTTCCCGGACCGGTGCATGCCGTTTGCCTGCGGGTGCTAGGCGCGGAGAAGCCCGCCGGAACCGGGATTTCTCAGGCAAGAATAAGTCTCCAGGCCGGAGACGGGGCGTATCTGACGGTTACCGCAAGTCTGCTTGGCGGTCCCCAGAGACAGCTCGCCGTATCTTTGGTGAGTGCCCGCTCCGGGGATGTCTTCCGGCTGCTGGCCGAAGCCTTCGCCCTGACCGCACGGGAGAAGGAGCTTGCGGAGCTGCTGGCGCTGGGGTTATCGACCAAGGAACTGGCAGAATCGCTGCACATCTCTGCCTACACTGTACAGGATCATTTGAAATCCATCTTCGCCAAGACAGGCGTGTCCAGCCGCAGAGAGCTGATCAGCCGGTTGCTTCCGCGATAA
- a CDS encoding NAD(P)H-dependent oxidoreductase, with amino-acid sequence MTTLNIGIILGSTRQGRVSPQVGEWVKGIADARGDANYEIVDIADFKLPMFGESDSYAEAQAWAAKLATLDGFVFIVQEYNHSLSGALKNALDSAREEWNNKAAGIVSYGSAGGARAAEHLRGILGELSVADVRVHPLLSLFTDFENGSVFKPADLHAANVNAMLDQVLAWSGALKTLRQ; translated from the coding sequence ATGACAACACTTAATATCGGAATTATTCTTGGAAGCACACGCCAGGGCCGCGTTAGCCCGCAGGTAGGCGAATGGGTGAAGGGGATCGCTGATGCCCGTGGAGATGCTAATTACGAAATCGTTGATATTGCCGACTTCAAGCTGCCGATGTTTGGGGAAAGCGACAGCTACGCCGAAGCCCAGGCTTGGGCAGCTAAGCTGGCTACCTTGGACGGATTTGTATTCATCGTTCAGGAATATAACCACAGTCTATCCGGAGCACTGAAGAACGCACTGGATTCTGCCCGTGAAGAATGGAACAATAAGGCTGCCGGGATCGTCAGCTACGGATCCGCCGGAGGCGCACGCGCCGCTGAGCATCTGCGCGGAATCCTCGGCGAATTGTCTGTCGCCGACGTTCGTGTTCACCCGCTGCTCTCACTGTTCACCGACTTCGAGAACGGCTCGGTGTTCAAGCCGGCTGACCTGCATGCTGCCAATGTCAACGCTATGCTGGATCAGGTCTTGGCCTGGAGCGGTGCGCTGAAGACACTACGCCAGTAA
- a CDS encoding aromatic ring-hydroxylating dioxygenase subunit alpha produces the protein MIEEKKRQAELELPRDCTFSPEDWRILAQYWYPVATAAEVQDQPVAVKLLDMKLVCYRSGGKVVIARDLCFHRGAPLSKGWVENGEIVCPYHGFRYNCEGKCTAVPAHPSAKISPKLKLIVYPAIERYGLIWTCLADAPEQIPAFPAWDDPDYINILIPSFDIAGSSGRQMEGFLDVSHFAYVHTATFGDRNNTEVPQYKVWREGETELVAEYWSTVSNYGKGQENPAPEGFQWLREFRVFAPFAASLTVYFPDEGRLKILNCASPVSARYTRLFCPISRNFDKNAPIEDTIKFNLQVFQEDAEMVESQTPEDLPLDLQAEAHIPADRTSIAYRQLLSSLGLGQNYTS, from the coding sequence ATGATAGAGGAAAAGAAACGGCAGGCAGAGCTTGAACTCCCGCGTGATTGCACCTTCTCGCCTGAAGACTGGCGTATTCTGGCCCAGTACTGGTATCCCGTGGCTACGGCAGCAGAGGTACAGGATCAGCCGGTGGCAGTGAAGCTGCTGGATATGAAGCTGGTATGCTACCGCAGCGGAGGCAAGGTGGTTATTGCCCGGGATTTGTGTTTTCACCGGGGAGCGCCGCTGAGTAAGGGCTGGGTGGAGAACGGGGAGATTGTCTGCCCGTATCACGGGTTCCGCTATAACTGTGAGGGGAAATGTACTGCGGTACCGGCGCATCCAAGCGCCAAAATCTCGCCCAAATTGAAATTGATCGTCTATCCGGCCATCGAACGCTACGGTCTGATCTGGACCTGCCTTGCAGATGCGCCGGAGCAGATTCCCGCCTTCCCGGCCTGGGATGATCCCGACTATATTAATATTCTGATCCCGAGCTTCGATATTGCCGGTTCCTCCGGGCGGCAGATGGAGGGCTTCCTGGACGTATCCCATTTCGCCTACGTGCATACAGCAACCTTCGGTGACCGCAATAATACAGAAGTCCCGCAGTACAAGGTGTGGCGTGAAGGAGAGACGGAGCTGGTGGCTGAATACTGGAGCACAGTCAGTAACTATGGCAAAGGGCAGGAGAATCCCGCGCCGGAAGGCTTCCAGTGGCTGCGGGAGTTCCGGGTATTCGCCCCGTTCGCCGCTTCGCTGACTGTCTACTTCCCGGATGAGGGCAGGCTTAAGATTCTGAACTGTGCTTCTCCGGTGTCGGCCCGTTATACCCGGCTGTTCTGTCCGATCTCGCGCAACTTCGACAAGAACGCCCCGATCGAGGATACCATCAAGTTCAATCTCCAGGTGTTCCAGGAGGATGCAGAAATGGTGGAGTCGCAGACACCGGAGGATCTGCCGCTGGATCTGCAGGCTGAAGCCCATATTCCGGCAGACCGCACATCCATTGCCTACAGACAGCTGCTAAGCAGCCTTGGACTGGGGCAGAATTATACGTCCTGA
- a CDS encoding histidine phosphatase family protein, which yields MAIYLVRHGKDDEGYRGGWSQRGLMTQGYRQAEKLGCFLRENSASFPIHRIVSSDLQRALDTASELARELELPLERSMDWREMNNGVIAGMPNEIVNERYPGLYFSGLRMDERYPGGESPLEFFTRIQETFTRLCEEHADSGSDDNLIIVTHGGVINIIYHIIKGIDWNNRDSKFPASYASLHRIELVDGSWSLSLENYTV from the coding sequence TTGGCGATTTATCTGGTAAGACACGGCAAGGATGACGAAGGATATCGCGGCGGATGGAGTCAGCGGGGGCTGATGACCCAAGGCTACAGACAGGCCGAGAAACTGGGCTGTTTTTTGAGAGAGAATTCGGCTTCATTCCCTATACATCGTATAGTCAGCAGTGATCTGCAGCGGGCGCTGGATACAGCCAGCGAGCTGGCAAGAGAGCTGGAGTTACCCTTAGAGCGCAGTATGGATTGGCGGGAGATGAACAATGGCGTGATTGCCGGTATGCCGAACGAAATCGTGAATGAACGATACCCCGGCTTGTACTTCTCAGGACTGCGGATGGACGAGCGTTACCCCGGCGGAGAGAGTCCGCTAGAATTCTTCACACGGATTCAAGAGACCTTCACCCGGCTCTGCGAAGAACATGCGGATAGCGGCTCTGATGATAACCTAATTATTGTTACACACGGTGGTGTCATAAATATCATCTATCACATAATCAAAGGGATCGACTGGAATAACCGCGACAGTAAATTCCCGGCTTCCTATGCCAGCCTGCACAGAATTGAGCTTGTGGACGGAAGCTGGAGCCTTTCGCTGGAAAATTATACGGTCTAG
- a CDS encoding zinc-binding alcohol dehydrogenase family protein — translation MYAAIVRSFDSGPKYEKIAAPVPSGEHEALVDVLAAGLHLRVRAQANGSHYTSTDELPLIPGIDGVGRLPDGKLVYFVATDNALGSFADQTLIDLRRAVPLPADADPVLIAAAMNPAMSSWVTLRRRIQAKSGFKVLILGATGNSGQMAVQIAKLMGASQIIAAGRNPELLRSLAQQGADVVISLAGDPGTVARSLGEASAEVDIVLDYLWGEPAALAMLPILTRRSDRSRLLTWIQIGSMAGADAAIPSAALRSANFQIIGSGQGSVTPAGYLAEFPALIHAIAEGQLTANPIAYPLSQIEEVWKTPPGSQQRVVFVPHRK, via the coding sequence ATGTACGCTGCTATTGTAAGATCATTCGATTCAGGTCCGAAATACGAAAAGATTGCTGCTCCCGTACCTTCAGGAGAACACGAAGCTTTGGTGGATGTGCTCGCTGCCGGATTGCATCTCAGGGTCCGGGCACAAGCCAATGGATCTCACTACACAAGTACGGATGAACTTCCGCTAATCCCAGGTATCGACGGGGTGGGACGGCTCCCGGATGGCAAGCTGGTCTATTTTGTAGCCACCGATAATGCCCTGGGGTCGTTCGCAGACCAGACCCTCATCGATCTTCGCCGCGCTGTCCCGCTACCCGCAGATGCTGATCCCGTGCTCATCGCCGCCGCAATGAATCCGGCCATGTCCTCCTGGGTGACTCTCCGCCGCCGGATTCAGGCTAAGTCCGGGTTCAAGGTCCTCATTCTTGGCGCTACCGGCAACTCCGGGCAAATGGCCGTTCAGATCGCCAAGCTTATGGGAGCCAGTCAGATCATCGCTGCCGGGCGGAACCCCGAACTTCTCCGTTCGCTTGCACAGCAGGGTGCGGACGTAGTCATATCGCTTGCCGGAGATCCCGGGACAGTGGCCCGGAGCCTCGGCGAAGCCTCAGCCGAAGTTGATATCGTTCTCGACTATCTGTGGGGTGAGCCTGCTGCACTCGCTATGCTCCCGATATTAACCCGCCGTTCCGACCGCAGCCGGCTGTTAACCTGGATTCAGATCGGTTCCATGGCTGGCGCGGACGCTGCAATTCCTTCCGCTGCACTCCGCTCTGCCAACTTCCAGATCATCGGCAGCGGCCAGGGGTCCGTCACGCCAGCCGGATATCTGGCGGAATTCCCGGCGTTGATCCATGCCATTGCAGAGGGCCAGCTCACAGCGAACCCTATCGCTTACCCGCTATCTCAGATTGAAGAAGTATGGAAGACTCCGCCGGGCAGTCAGCAGCGTGTTGTCTTCGTGCCGCACCGCAAGTAG
- a CDS encoding MarR family transcriptional regulator, which translates to MSSYDNSFDKLDDLSMVDSLVQLSFLVQNILARIGTEHDLSIIQIRLLGILRDREPGMLQLAKHLGLDKSSITGLVDRAQRRGLVERTVSQSDRRAFNVRATPAGWKIIHEVGEQIERQITAITDGLTGEEQAQMIALASKILVTAPGVSR; encoded by the coding sequence ATGAGCAGTTATGATAATTCTTTTGATAAGCTGGATGATCTGTCGATGGTAGACAGCCTTGTGCAGCTATCCTTCCTGGTGCAAAATATCCTTGCCCGAATAGGAACGGAGCATGATCTGTCGATTATCCAGATCCGTCTGCTGGGGATACTGCGCGACCGGGAGCCGGGTATGCTGCAGCTGGCCAAGCATCTGGGCCTCGATAAATCCAGCATTACAGGGCTCGTTGACCGGGCACAGCGCCGCGGACTGGTAGAACGTACCGTATCACAGAGTGACCGGCGGGCATTCAATGTTAGGGCTACTCCGGCAGGCTGGAAGATCATTCACGAGGTCGGGGAGCAGATCGAGCGTCAGATTACGGCGATAACCGATGGTCTTACCGGGGAGGAGCAGGCGCAGATGATTGCCCTGGCCAGCAAGATTCTGGTCACTGCTCCAGGAGTGAGCCGCTGA
- a CDS encoding metalloregulator ArsR/SmtB family transcription factor: MDQELMDELASQFRNSLKVLNAVGAETRQAILMALLQGPQDPGMRVGEIRGATHFSRPVVSHHLRILIEAGIVSVRKDGTRNYYRLDSGSKLMVLKSLVNGLEKVLAQCELSSDSPVREELLLED, from the coding sequence ATGGACCAGGAACTGATGGATGAACTGGCGTCTCAATTCAGGAATTCGCTGAAGGTGCTGAACGCGGTCGGTGCTGAGACCCGGCAAGCCATCCTGATGGCCTTGCTGCAAGGGCCGCAAGATCCGGGTATGCGTGTAGGCGAGATAAGAGGGGCCACCCACTTTTCCCGTCCGGTCGTGTCCCATCATCTTAGAATCTTGATAGAGGCCGGAATCGTTAGCGTCCGCAAAGACGGCACCCGCAACTATTACCGGCTGGACTCTGGAAGCAAGCTGATGGTGCTCAAAAGCTTGGTGAACGGGCTGGAGAAGGTTCTGGCACAATGCGAACTAAGCAGCGATTCTCCTGTTAGGGAAGAATTGCTGCTTGAGGACTAG
- a CDS encoding MarR family transcriptional regulator, giving the protein MNELNEEEMRIWNMWKGSYKRIFGRVVKDMSEQTGLSEGDFGVLDRLVQFGEGKLRQQELADSMDWDKSRLSHHLTRMEKRGLVQRKPLDTDRGVQINITPAGRSILDEALPVVSTAIRKHFLALLTEQDKKSIIALAERTKTP; this is encoded by the coding sequence ATGAACGAATTAAACGAAGAAGAAATGCGGATTTGGAATATGTGGAAAGGCTCCTACAAACGAATCTTCGGCCGTGTTGTGAAGGATATGTCTGAGCAAACAGGATTATCCGAGGGTGACTTCGGAGTATTAGACAGGCTGGTGCAGTTCGGGGAGGGCAAGCTTCGCCAACAGGAGCTAGCCGACTCCATGGACTGGGACAAGAGCAGGCTATCCCATCATCTGACACGGATGGAGAAGCGCGGTCTGGTACAAAGAAAACCGCTGGATACCGACCGGGGTGTACAGATTAACATTACTCCCGCCGGCCGGTCCATTCTGGATGAGGCACTTCCGGTAGTCTCTACGGCCATACGCAAGCACTTCCTGGCACTGCTGACCGAGCAGGATAAGAAGTCAATTATTGCACTGGCGGAGCGGACCAAGACACCTTAA
- a CDS encoding aldo/keto reductase — translation MEYLKLGVSGLDVSRLSLGTMGFGVPERGNTPWSLDEESSRPIIRRAVELGINFFSTANMYSDGTSEEILGRAIMDFARREEVVLATKVFVPMRKGPNAMGLSRKTIMTEIDHSLRRLGTDYIDLYQIHRYDPNTPIEETMEALHDIVKAGKARYIGASSMLAWQFAKAQHAAERNGWTRFISMENRLNLLYREEEREMLPLCKDQGVGITPYLPLAAGRLTRDWDQFTERSEKDQVAKAMFARTEEADRKVAHRVAEVAANRGISRAQIALAWLLHKQEVTAPVIGSTRISHLEEAVASLSVQLTPEEVISLEELYIPHSLQ, via the coding sequence ATGGAATATTTGAAGCTTGGAGTAAGCGGATTAGATGTATCAAGGTTAAGTCTGGGAACTATGGGCTTCGGTGTGCCGGAACGCGGCAATACGCCCTGGTCGCTGGATGAAGAGAGCAGCAGACCGATCATTAGAAGAGCAGTCGAATTAGGCATTAACTTCTTCAGTACAGCCAATATGTATTCAGATGGCACCAGTGAAGAAATACTAGGACGCGCAATCATGGATTTTGCCCGCCGGGAAGAAGTTGTGCTGGCCACGAAGGTGTTCGTTCCCATGCGGAAGGGTCCGAATGCGATGGGTCTCTCCCGTAAAACCATAATGACCGAGATTGACCACAGCCTAAGACGGCTCGGAACAGACTACATTGACCTCTATCAAATTCACCGTTATGATCCGAATACGCCAATTGAGGAGACGATGGAGGCTCTGCATGATATCGTGAAGGCGGGGAAGGCGCGTTATATTGGAGCATCTTCTATGCTGGCATGGCAATTTGCGAAGGCCCAGCATGCCGCAGAACGAAATGGCTGGACCCGGTTCATCTCCATGGAGAATAGGCTGAACTTGCTCTACCGGGAAGAGGAGAGGGAGATGCTCCCGCTGTGTAAGGATCAAGGAGTGGGCATTACTCCTTATTTGCCACTGGCTGCAGGCCGCTTAACCAGAGATTGGGATCAGTTCACTGAACGTTCAGAGAAGGACCAGGTTGCCAAGGCGATGTTCGCAAGAACGGAAGAGGCGGACCGCAAAGTTGCACACAGAGTAGCAGAAGTTGCTGCTAACCGGGGGATTTCGCGCGCACAAATCGCTCTGGCCTGGCTGCTGCACAAGCAAGAGGTTACTGCTCCGGTCATCGGGTCTACCCGGATCAGCCATCTGGAAGAAGCAGTAGCGTCACTATCTGTGCAATTGACACCTGAAGAAGTCATCAGCCTGGAAGAACTTTATATTCCTCATTCATTACAATAA
- a CDS encoding TetR/AcrR family transcriptional regulator: MRVVKEAEARRNEILDAAGELFGQKGFDGTSTGDILGKVGIARGTLYYHFKSKEDIMDALIERTNATILHAAQQVAEDKSIPVIERILRAVMALNISSGVGSSTEIMEHIHKPQNALMHQKVQKAVIRSVPPILASIISEGIEQGIFSTPYPYECMEMVVVYATTIFDNDMVDMTEEERMSRILAFIANVERLLGAAGGSLMSVMQMFGGGGAEEGNGGE; this comes from the coding sequence ATGAGAGTTGTCAAAGAAGCGGAAGCCCGCAGAAATGAAATTCTGGATGCAGCCGGGGAGCTGTTCGGACAGAAGGGCTTCGACGGTACGAGCACCGGCGATATTCTGGGCAAGGTTGGGATTGCACGCGGGACGTTATATTATCACTTCAAGTCGAAGGAGGATATTATGGACGCGCTGATTGAGCGGACGAATGCCACGATCCTTCATGCCGCGCAGCAGGTTGCTGAAGATAAGAGCATACCCGTCATTGAACGGATTCTCCGTGCAGTTATGGCACTGAACATCAGCAGCGGAGTCGGCAGCAGCACGGAGATTATGGAGCATATCCATAAGCCGCAGAATGCGCTGATGCATCAAAAGGTTCAGAAGGCGGTCATCCGCAGCGTTCCGCCCATTCTGGCCTCCATCATCAGCGAGGGAATAGAGCAGGGGATATTCAGTACTCCCTATCCGTATGAATGTATGGAGATGGTTGTAGTCTATGCCACCACCATTTTTGATAATGACATGGTTGACATGACGGAGGAAGAGCGGATGTCACGCATTCTGGCCTTCATTGCCAATGTGGAGCGGCTGCTTGGTGCTGCGGGCGGAAGTCTGATGAGCGTGATGCAGATGTTCGGCGGGGGTGGAGCGGAAGAAGGCAATGGAGGTGAATAG
- a CDS encoding MFS transporter, translated as MNRAGTGFGRFLFLWSGQLISAIGSGLTAFGLGIYTLQQTGQASAMALVTLLAFMPSLLLSPVAGVLADRYDRRLLMVIGDSLSALGLIYILVCLLNGEAQLWQICLGVTVSSVFSSLLDPAYKATVTDLLTEEQYTKASGFVQIAGSAKYLISPLIAGLLLTVSDVKLLLIIDICTFFLTVPTTLAVRSGLASKQAAQAQAFIREFKEGWRAVSGNRGVLVLVIMTSVMTFFIGFIETLSMPMILAFSSSAVLGTLETVMASGMLVSSVIIGMLHIQKNFVRMLAVSLFCSGISIAVFGLRENILLIGAAGFMFFAMLPFTNTALDYLVRTNIDNSVQGRAWSLIGLLSQLGFVAAYMLAGVLADYVFTPLLVSGGVLADSVGRIIGTGSGRGMGLLIIIAGLLLSAASVMIYRLKSITSLESRG; from the coding sequence GTGAATAGAGCCGGGACAGGATTCGGCAGATTTCTGTTTCTCTGGTCAGGGCAACTGATCTCAGCCATCGGCAGCGGGCTTACCGCGTTCGGGCTGGGGATCTATACCTTACAGCAGACCGGGCAGGCATCGGCTATGGCGCTGGTGACCCTGCTGGCATTCATGCCTTCCCTGCTGCTAAGTCCTGTCGCAGGCGTGCTGGCGGACCGCTATGACCGCAGGCTGCTGATGGTAATTGGGGACAGTCTCTCTGCCTTAGGTCTGATCTATATTCTGGTCTGCCTGCTGAATGGAGAAGCGCAGCTGTGGCAGATCTGCTTAGGCGTGACCGTCAGCTCGGTGTTCTCCTCTCTGCTTGATCCCGCCTATAAGGCTACGGTAACGGATCTGCTCACCGAAGAGCAGTATACGAAGGCCAGCGGGTTTGTGCAGATTGCCGGCTCCGCCAAATATCTGATTTCGCCGCTCATTGCCGGACTGCTGCTTACAGTGTCTGATGTGAAGCTGCTGCTGATCATCGATATCTGTACATTTTTCTTAACCGTACCGACTACCCTTGCCGTCCGCAGCGGTCTAGCCTCCAAGCAGGCGGCACAGGCACAGGCCTTTATCCGGGAATTCAAAGAAGGCTGGAGAGCAGTCTCCGGGAACCGGGGTGTGCTGGTGCTGGTGATTATGACCTCGGTCATGACCTTCTTCATCGGGTTCATTGAGACCTTGTCCATGCCGATGATTCTGGCGTTCTCCAGCAGTGCGGTCTTGGGGACGCTGGAGACGGTCATGGCCTCGGGAATGCTGGTGTCGAGTGTCATTATAGGGATGCTGCATATACAAAAGAATTTTGTGCGCATGCTGGCAGTGTCACTTTTTTGCTCAGGGATCAGTATCGCCGTCTTCGGACTGCGTGAGAACATCTTGCTGATCGGCGCTGCGGGCTTTATGTTTTTTGCCATGCTGCCCTTTACGAACACTGCCCTGGATTATCTGGTCCGCACCAACATCGACAATTCCGTTCAAGGGAGAGCCTGGTCATTGATCGGACTGCTCTCACAGCTCGGATTCGTCGCGGCCTATATGCTGGCGGGTGTGCTGGCAGATTACGTATTTACTCCCTTGCTGGTGAGCGGCGGAGTTCTGGCGGATAGTGTGGGACGGATTATCGGCACGGGCAGCGGGCGGGGGATGGGACTTCTCATTATTATTGCCGGGCTGCTGTTAAGCGCCGCTTCGGTCATGATCTATCGGCTCAAATCCATTACAAGTCTTGAGAGCAGGGGGTAA